In Collimonas arenae, a single genomic region encodes these proteins:
- a CDS encoding MFS transporter, whose protein sequence is MSNINTSAAALEETYKKIAWRLIPFLVFLFVLAWIDRVNVGFAKLQMLQDLQFSEAVYGLGAGIFFIGYFLFEVPSNLLLEKIGARKTLARITILWGLTSMAMVYVKTPTAFYIIRFFLGVFEAGFFPGVVLYLTYWFPAERRARVNGLFMTSFAIAGVVGGPIAGFIMSTMDGVGHFANWQWLFLLEGIPSVIAGILVLIYLPEKPVNAKWLTTSQQQAVSNALAAENHGGKHASLRDACLNSRVWICAAVYFCVVSGNATIAFWSPSIIKEIGVVGNLQIGLISAIPFLAGTIAMVWNGIHSDKSGERRLHCAIATLVASIGLILTGFFLGNAVLALCALTLAAAGILAAFPVFWSIPAAFLTGTAAAGGIALINSIGNLAGFAAPYMIGSLKTTTGSLSAGLYFVAALEFTATVLVLVFIKKVR, encoded by the coding sequence ATGAGCAATATCAATACAAGCGCTGCAGCGCTGGAAGAGACCTACAAGAAAATCGCCTGGCGATTGATTCCTTTCCTAGTCTTCCTGTTCGTGCTGGCCTGGATCGACCGGGTCAACGTCGGTTTTGCCAAGCTGCAGATGCTGCAAGACTTGCAATTCAGCGAAGCGGTCTATGGGCTAGGCGCCGGCATTTTCTTTATCGGCTATTTCCTGTTTGAAGTACCGAGCAACCTGCTGCTGGAAAAAATCGGCGCCCGCAAAACGCTGGCGCGCATCACCATCCTGTGGGGGCTGACCTCGATGGCGATGGTATACGTAAAGACGCCAACCGCGTTCTATATCATCCGCTTTTTCCTAGGCGTATTCGAAGCCGGCTTTTTCCCCGGCGTCGTGCTGTACCTTACCTACTGGTTTCCCGCCGAGCGCAGGGCTCGTGTAAATGGCCTGTTCATGACTTCATTCGCCATCGCCGGCGTAGTCGGCGGCCCGATTGCAGGATTCATCATGAGCACCATGGATGGCGTTGGCCACTTCGCCAACTGGCAATGGCTGTTCCTGCTGGAAGGCATACCATCGGTGATCGCTGGCATCCTCGTACTGATCTACCTGCCGGAAAAGCCAGTCAACGCCAAATGGCTGACTACCAGCCAGCAGCAAGCTGTGAGCAACGCGCTGGCGGCGGAAAATCACGGCGGCAAGCATGCTTCGCTGCGCGATGCTTGCCTGAATTCGCGTGTCTGGATCTGCGCAGCGGTGTATTTCTGCGTGGTCAGCGGCAATGCCACGATCGCCTTCTGGTCGCCATCGATCATCAAGGAAATCGGCGTGGTCGGCAATCTGCAGATTGGCCTGATCTCCGCTATCCCGTTTTTGGCCGGCACCATCGCCATGGTCTGGAACGGCATTCATTCCGACAAGAGCGGTGAGCGACGCTTGCATTGCGCCATTGCCACGCTGGTGGCCAGCATCGGGCTCATATTGACTGGATTTTTCCTTGGCAATGCAGTGCTGGCGTTGTGCGCACTGACCTTGGCGGCAGCAGGCATCCTTGCGGCGTTCCCCGTGTTCTGGTCGATTCCCGCTGCGTTCCTGACCGGCACAGCGGCAGCGGGTGGCATCGCATTGATCAACTCGATCGGCAACCTGGCCGGCTTTGCCGCGCCGTACATGATCGGCTCGCTGAAGACGACTACCGGCAGCCTGTCTGCAGGACTGTATTTCGTCGCAGCGCTGGAGTTCACTGCAACCGTGCTGGTCCTGGTGTTTATCAAAAAAGTCCGCTAA